A region of the Culex quinquefasciatus strain JHB chromosome 1, VPISU_Cqui_1.0_pri_paternal, whole genome shotgun sequence genome:
AGGATTGCCGATCGAACATTTTGGATAAGCAGGCCGACGACGATGACTGATCAGTTTGAGGTTGACCGGTGTCCAGTCAGGTTGGCGAAGAAGGATTTCCATCGAGGTTTGCTAGCTTTTAGCGTGTAAATTGAGATATTCTTTGTAAtggaattgttttaaaaaaccaAGCGTCTCCATTAAGTTAAGCTGGTGGAATCGCATGGCACTTCGAGATTTCTTCACACTTTGTCCTCACAGTTGTCAACAACTgtgattcaattcaaattttccaaCGAGTCACTTTCCATTGGTCGATCATGAACGGCGCCTAGTCACGGAATAATCGGTTCTGCGCAGACACAGTAAAATGGCGTCAAATTTTAGCTATCCCTTGGCTCAAACTGCACTTCACTCGGTTTGTCCCACACTCGAGTGTCCCCGGAATCTGGACGGCACACTTCACCTGACGCCACCGCTACCGGTTTGATTTAGATTTACTCGCTGTATTTTGCCTGTTACTTATTTAGAAAATCGTGAAATATTTAGTTGCGGCGATTGCCGTTCAAGATAAGGGCGGTCTCTTCTTTGCAAAATGTGGCAACAACTGGACACTTGAGAATCTGCTGAGGGTTATTTAAGGCGATCTTGGCTTTAAAAAATGCGTTAGTGGCCTTTTAGAATCAGTTCAGTTTGAGTCTTATTGTTGAGCGTAGTGAATGGTTTGAAGAAATCTCATGATtacttttttctgttgaaaataGTTTATAAGTGAGTtaacattttattatttgaaaaaaaaaaaaagttaaattgcgatattaaatgtgaaaaataaacttaattttatcTGTGGGTGAACTGTGCAATCTCGACAGGCCATTGGTGAGAATCGATGAATCCAGCTGAGCTCAACTACCAACCTGTGGCAACGTTCGAGAATTACGAGAGCAGTCGCGCAAACTACAAGATGGAGAAAGGTGCCCCCACGCGGCAGTTTATAGCGGGTGTTGTTGGTGAGTTATTGTGTGGTGAAAGAAGTTCGCAAACGAAAAGAAGAATTGAAGCAAATTTTAAGACTTTTGGGTTTTTAAATAGAGCTGGAGCGTTTTATGGCATGGTTACAATTATGCACATTTTTATTGTCTTTGTGGCAAAAGTCTACAATATAAACTGGTCGATTTCTTTTTTCTATTCCGTTCAAGTGAAggagtgtttaattttttaattcaagtttAAGATGATCTTATAACTATTATGGCaatgattttttactgtgtaaatgATTCGATTCTTATCATTAGAAAAAGTAGTATTATTTTCAAGTGCAaaagcaagaacaaaaaagaagtTTGCAAAAGGAAGTGATTGCGAGGTGTAGATTGGGATTGAAACtatcagaaaataataaaaactaaacaagataactGTGGTGCTTTGGTTTCAAAACAAGAATCTATACGATTGACTGTACAGTCGAtattcgattttccgaagccTCATTTACTCGATGTTTCAATTATCTGACgttcttttttatttcttgttttcaacATTAAATTTAAGTTCAACGAACCTATATTAGTCAGGGCGTTGACTGTTTCATTACCAAGTACATTATTGCAATATTTTATCATCGCCTTATTGGTCACCATCCTGAATTACAAACTCCTAGATTACTTTGCTCAACACtggtttgtttattgtttaacttttgtgatttttaatttgtgcattaccatttttcatgttttcaaggCATAatgaaacaaaatcaaaattcaaaaactagattttttccaTTCAAAACTTCATtctaatttgaatttgaaaatttcacttataaatcccaaataatttttgaatcaacgcAACGTTATTTCTACTGTGATGTCTAGTACTAGTTTTAATCTCAAGTACAAcagcaaaaataaacacaacAAACTAGTAAAAGATAGTGGCTAGAAATTGTGGATTAGGATTAGTCCTATCGTAAACTGATACAAACCATGCATTAATTGTGCAATCTgctagaaatgaaaaaaaaggtaaaacacATCTGTAGTTTGTTGTAAAATAAAGATGCATTTGAATAATTGtacaataaaaaaagttaaatttaagaatattatgtttatgatttttgtaaatACCATGAATAGAAAATTCAGtgatgtctgaaaatattggaAATCCTTTAAAATAATAAGCTATTGTTGCCATCATAACTaattccatacattttccaGTCAACCTCGCCTCGGTGGCCCTCGGAACATGCTTGGGATGGACATCCCCCATGGGCCCAGTTTACTCGTCCAACGACACCAGTGTCAATCCTTTGGACGTTATTCCCGACACCGGCGAAAAGTCCTGGATCGGATCCCTGGTGGCTATGGGAGCGCTCATCGGTACGATTCACCATTGAAGCTTGTTTGGAATGATTTTTGCAattaataatctttttttttcattccagcTCCCTTCATCGCTGGTCCCTGCGCTGAAAAGTTTGGCCGCAAGCTAACCCTCCTGGGCAGTTCGGTATTTTTTGTCGTGAGTTGGGTGCTGCTGTTGACCACATCGACCGTTGGTCAGCTACTCGCCGCCCGGTTAATCCAGGGTTTCGGAGTTGGCTTTGTCATGACCGTGCAGACGATGTACATTGGGGAGATCGCCAGCAATGAGTACCGGGGCGCGCTCGGATCGCTGATGCAGCTGTGCATTGTCAGTGGAATCCTGTACGTGTACGCCATAGGTCCGTACGTGAGTTGGGCAGGGTTGCAGTGGGCTTGCTTGGCTCTGCCGGTCATTTTTGCGGGGACGTTCTTCTTCATGCCGGAAACCCCCACGTATTACCTAACCAAGAGTCGCCGCGATGATGCCATTGCTTCACTTCAGTGGTTACGTGGCAAAACGGCCGAAGGTGTACAAAAAGAGCTGGAAGAAACATCGGCGTCGGTTGATGAAGCCATGAAGAATAAAGCGGGTGTCATGGATCTTTTCAAGACCAAAGGAACTACAAAGGCGTTGATCATTTGCGCGGGCTTGATCAGCTTCCAGCAGCTGTCCGGAATCAACGTGATCCTGTTCTACAGTCAGACTATTTTTGCCAAAACCGGAAGCACCATGTCTCCGGCCATTTCGACAATCCTGGTCGGCATCGTTCAGGTTTTGGCAAGTGGCGCTACCCCACTCATCGTTGACCGGCTGGGTCGCAAGCCGATCTTGTTGGTGTCCGCAGGCGGAATGTGCTTGGCTCATGCAACCATGGGATTGTATTTTTACATGGACTACATAAAGTCGGACTCGGTTGACAGTATCAGCTGGTTGCCAATTTTCTCGCTGATCTTCTTTGTGACGGTGTACTGCATTGGATTTGGACCACTTCCGTGGGCTGTCCTGGGTGAAATGTTTCCGGCCAATGTCAAGTCCGTTGCTTCGTCTATCGTGGCGTCAACCTGTTGGGTTTTGGGCTTTTTGGTGCTGCAGTTCTTCTCGACGCTGGACGAGGCTGTTGGATCGCACTGGTCGTTCTGGATTTTTGGCATCATGTGTGCTATAGCGTTTGCCTTCACCCTGACTCAGGTTATGGAGACCAAGGGAATGAGCTTGAACGAGATCCAGGAAGCGCTCAATAGATAAAATGAAATCGTTTTGTGGGCCATGTTGAGAGTGTAAATGTTTGTGCTTTACTGTTAAACAAAGAAGGGTGTTTTTATTAGTTACAGTAAATTAGTTCCTCAAATTGTAAAAATCGATATATGTTTTTGATAATTAAGATTTTATCACGCCGTTAATCGCTAGATAGGGAACCAAAGTTGTTGTGTTACTGTggtcaataaaaaagatttaaaaaacggGTTTGTTCTATTTctgtctctctttctctctgatGCAACTGATTCAATTGGCGCATTGACCTTTATCAAACATGTTgtgaataaattttgaaatctggAGATCTGTGAAATTAACAAACGCTTATAACTTCGTTCAGCAAAATCGGAATGACACGAGTTTTGCTCCAtccgattcaaaattttatcagCAATTTTCTTTCTAGAATCATTTATAAATAACTAAACTAGTCAGTCGCGTTGATCATAGCCGTTCATCGTCGACCGATATGGACGAC
Encoded here:
- the LOC6045598 gene encoding facilitated trehalose transporter Tret1, giving the protein MNPAELNYQPVATFENYESSRANYKMEKGAPTRQFIAGVVVNLASVALGTCLGWTSPMGPVYSSNDTSVNPLDVIPDTGEKSWIGSLVAMGALIAPFIAGPCAEKFGRKLTLLGSSVFFVVSWVLLLTTSTVGQLLAARLIQGFGVGFVMTVQTMYIGEIASNEYRGALGSLMQLCIVSGILYVYAIGPYVSWAGLQWACLALPVIFAGTFFFMPETPTYYLTKSRRDDAIASLQWLRGKTAEGVQKELEETSASVDEAMKNKAGVMDLFKTKGTTKALIICAGLISFQQLSGINVILFYSQTIFAKTGSTMSPAISTILVGIVQVLASGATPLIVDRLGRKPILLVSAGGMCLAHATMGLYFYMDYIKSDSVDSISWLPIFSLIFFVTVYCIGFGPLPWAVLGEMFPANVKSVASSIVASTCWVLGFLVLQFFSTLDEAVGSHWSFWIFGIMCAIAFAFTLTQVMETKGMSLNEIQEALNR